The following coding sequences are from one Schizosaccharomyces osmophilus chromosome 1, complete sequence window:
- the aco1 gene encoding aconitate hydratase Aco1, translating to MFCNISRAPGKAGSRLFTLPAARSFSSSSLRCSIGSRKVSMSNFEKSKFINYQRIQDNLEVVKKRLQRPLTYSEKILYGHLDDPVNQDIERGVSYLKLRPDRVACQDATAQMAILQFMSAGMPEVAVPTTVHCDHLIEAFTGGPEDLERANVTNKEVYNFLSSACAKYNIGFWRPGSGIIHQILLENYAFPGGLLIGTDSHTPNAGGLGMASIGVGGADAVDVMANLPWELKCPKVIGVKLTGQMSGWTAPKDVILKVAGVLTVKGGTGAIVEYFGPGVESLSCTGMGTICNMGAEIGATTSIFPFNSRMSQYLRATSRSDIASYAEQFAPVIAADENAPYDEVIEINLSTLEPHVNGPFTPDLATPISKFKDAIKEHKWPEELKVGLIGSCTNSSYEDMSRAASICQQATDKGIKTKSLFTITPGSEQVRATLERDGQLETMRKAGGIVLANACGPCIGQWKRTDVQKGEKNSIVTSYNRNFTGRNDANPATHAFVTSPDLVTAMVFAGDMNFNPLTDTLKDANGNEFKFDAPSGAGLPSKGYDAGSDTYVAPQPENISDVDIDPKSQRLQVLAPFNRWDGKDAKGLKVLIKSKGKCTTDHISAAGPWLKYRGHLQNISNNYMIGAVNAENGEANKLKNQLTGEYDTVPNVAISYRDNGIRWVSIGEQNFGEGSSREHAALEPRYLGGTAIITKSFARIHETNLKKQGLLPLTFADPAAYDKITPFDSVDIVGLPSFQPRQPLTLVVHPADGSAEWSTPLNHTFNQDQIAWFKAGSALNHMADMHTKH from the exons ATGTTTTGTAATATTTCTAGAGCTCCTGGTAAA GCGGGCTCGCGTTTATTTACG CTCCCTGCAGCCagaagcttttcttcttcctccttGCGTTGCTCCATCGGTTCCCGAAAGGTTTCCATGAGCAACTTTGAAAAG TCTAAGTTTATTAACTACCAACGCATCCAAGACAATTTGGAAGTTGTCAAAAAGAGATTGCAACGACCCCTTACCTAttctgaaaaaattttgtacGGTCATTTGGATGACCCTGTCAACCAAGACATTGAGCGTGGTGTCTCTTACTTGAAGCTTCGTCCCGACCGTGTTGCTTGCCAAGATGCTACTGCCCAAATGGCTATCTTGCAATTCATGTCCGCTGGAATGCCCGAAGTTGCCGTCCCCACCACTGTCCACTGTGATCACTTGATTGAAGCTTTTACTGGTGGTCCCGAAGATTTGGAACGTGCCAATGTCACCAACAAGGAAGTTTACAACTTTTTGTCGAGTGCTTGTGCCAAGTACAACATTGGTTTCTGGCGCCCTGGCTCCGGTATCATTCACCAAATCCTTCTTGAGAACTATGCCTTCCCTGGCGGTTTGTTGATTGGTACTGACTCTCACACTCCTAACGCTGGTGGTCTCGGTATGGCCTCCATTGGTGTTGGTGGTGCTGATGCCGTCGATGTTATGGCCAACTTGCCCTGGGAATTGAAATGCCCCAAGGTGATTGGTGTCAAGTTGACTGGTCAAATGAGCGGCTGGACTGCTCCCAAGGATGTTATTCTTAAGGTTGCTGGTGTCCTGACCGTCAAGGGTGGTACTGGTGCCATTGTCGAATACTTTGGCCCCGGTGTCGAATCTCTTTCTTGCACTGGTATGGGTACTATTTGCAACATGGGTGCTGAGATTGGTGCCACTACTTCTATCTTCCCCTTCAACTCTCGTATGTCTCAGTACCTCCGTGCTACCAGCCGTTCCGACATTGCTTCTTATGCCGAACAATTCGCTCCTGTCATTGCCGCTGACGAAAACGCTCCTTATGATGAAGTTATCGAAATTAACCTCAGCACCTTGGAACCCCATGTAAACGGTCCTTTTACTCCTGATTTAGCTACTCCTATTTCCAAATTCAAGGATGCCATCAAAGAACACAAATGGCCTGAAGAGCTTAAGGTTGGTTTGATTGGTTCTTGCACCAACTCTTCTTACGAAGACATGTCTCGCGCTGCTTCTATTTGCCAACAAGCTACCGACAAGGGTATCAAGACCAAGTCTCTCTTCACCATCACTCCTGGTTCCGAACAAGTTCGTGCTACCTTGGAGCGTGACGGTCAATTAGAGACCATGAGAAAGGCTGGTGGTATCGTTCTTGCCAACGCTTGTGGTCCTTGCATTGGTCAATGGAAGCGTACTGATGTCCAAAAGGGTGAAAAGAACTCCATCGTTACTTCCTACAACAGAAACTTCACTGGTCGTAACGATGCTAACCCTGCTACCCATGCTTTCGTCACTTCTCCCGATCTTGTAACTGCTATGGTCTTCGCTGGTGACATGAACTTTAACCCATTAACCGACACCTTGAAGGACGCTAATGGTAACGAATTCAAGTTTGATGCTCCCAGTGGTGCTGGTCTTCCTTCTAAAGGTTATGATGCTGGTTCCGACACCTACGTCGCTCCCCAACCTGAGAACATTTCTGATGTTGACATTGATCCCAAGTCTCAACGTTTGCAAGTTCTTGCTCCCTTCAACAGATGGGATGGCAAGGACGCTAAAGGCTTGAAGGTTTTGATCAAGAGCAAGGGCAAATGTACTACTGATCACATTTCTGCTGCCGGCCCCTGGTTGAAGTACCGTGGTCATCTCCAAAACATCTCCAACAACTATATGATTGGTGCTGTTAACGCTGAAAACGGTGAAGCTAACAAGCTGAAGAACCAACTTACTGGTGAATATGACACTGTTCCTAACGTTGCCATTTCTTACCGTGACAATGGTATTCGCTGGGTCAGTATTGGTGAGCAAAACTTTGGTGAAGGCTCTTCTCGTGAACATGCCGCTCTTGAGCCTCGCTACTTGGGTGGTACTGCTATCATCACCAAGTCTTTTGCTCGTATCCACGAGACCAACCTCAAGAAGCAAGGTTTGTTGCCTTTGACTTTTGCTGATCCTGCTGCCTATGACAAGATCACCCCCTTCGACTCTGTTGATATTGTCGgccttccttctttccaACCCAGACAGCCTTTAACCTTGGTTGTTCATCCCGCTGATGGTTCCGCTGAATGGAGCACTCCTCTTAACCACACCTTCAACCAAGACCAAATCGCTTGGTTCAAGGCTGGTAGTGCTTTGAACCACATGGCTGACATGCATACTAAGCACTAA
- the bgs2 gene encoding spore wall 1,3-beta-glucan synthase catalytic subunit Bgs2, giving the protein MVGGEQNLPSKDSLTNDSANDSDEFEDSKDFAEFPARTDDDSHFIQQFSTAGQPSAKSYLQQGDYITDYPKNSEPYYPYPEEYYEKSESQQMEELFYQTDDGLVFSSTKPERSAQNYDNSYQDIPEYAREPTGYTPEILSDYAGLMENPGMYPRVIPGEKGDEELYSARFSYLDAKNPYPAWISENMIPLSKEEILTIFEELQENFGFQKSSMLNMYDFFMVLLDSRASRMDGTNAVRSLHADYIGGRNANYKKWYFSSNMDVDDSVGFQNCKFTKAGPKLVRDKSNKKKKSKKEESDSEEQVRIDPMDYSMEKWDTAMRSLIPEVQIRQVALFLLCWGEANNIRFCPECLCFLFKMALDYMQSDEYRVEKPPVHEYYYLENVVTPLYNFIRNQQFEEFEGKLVRRERDHAETIGYDDVNQLFWYPQGINRIVLMDGTPLFSLPKWQRFHKLNEANWDKAFQKTFYESRSWSHSLTNFNRIWVIHFTTYWYYTAFNSPTLIEKNFRQSIGPRPIQSCQWSSVALGGAVATLLMIFATIFEWAHVPRRFPGSRPLLQRFFLLCLVLVLNIAPAVFIFGFSNEEQQRSVGRLTVAIAHFIFSLLCFIYFTIVPLNSLFRFKTNQFSRRFLANRYFTSDFARLQINDMCVSWGLWALVFAAKFAESYFFLTLSFRDPILVLSTMKPYFCEIKWAGSYLCVLQPRIVLSIMYVTDLVLFFLDTYLWYIVVNTVFSVTRSFFLGISIWTPWRNIFARMPKRIYSKILSTPEGDSVYKPKVLISQIWNSVIISLYREHLLAVEHVQRLIYHQVSSLDGDGTKTLKTPTFFVSQEDSSFKTEYFPAHSEAERRLSFFAQSLATPIPEPIPVDTMPTFTVLVPHYGEKILLSLKEIIREQDKLSRVTLLEYLKQLHAHEWKCFVRDTKILAEEDALTQQDFGEEDTNGKSNILKGKFDDLPFYCVGFKNATPEYTLRTRIWASLRSQTLYRTVSGFMNYSRAIKLLYRVENPDVSQLFAGQMEVLEYELDRMASRKFKMCVSMQRYAKFTSEEVENTEFILRAYPDLLIAYLDEDPLEEGETSPKLYAALIDGYSELNENGKRIPKYRIRMSGNPILGDGKSDNQNMALPFYRGEYIQLIDANQDNYLEECLKVRSILAEFEAFNSPNSDPYEETQEPYQNNPVAIMGAREYIFSENIGILGDVAAGKEQTFGTLFARTMAQIGGKLHYGHPDFLNSIYMTTRGGVSKAQKSLHVNEDIYAGMTALQRGGRIKHCEYYQCGKGRDLGFGSILNFTTKIGTGMGEQMISREYYYLGTQLPFDRFLSFYYAHAGFHINNIFIMLSVQLFMVVLVNLGGMYHVVTVCDYDHNQKLTVKMRPEGCYQLNPVMNWLKRCIISIFIVFFISFVPLTVQELTERGAWRALTRLGKHFASFSPLFEVFTCQTYAYSVIANISFGGARYIGTGRGFATARQSFSLLFSRFAAPSIYLGSRTLLMLLFGTLSAWIPHMVYFWISTVAMCVSPFMFNPHQFAWNDFFVDYREFVRWMSRGNSRSHMNSWIGYCRLTRTRITGYKRRIMGVPVSKAFLDTPRARVGNLFFSELFIPFLLVLGTTIPYLFINSQPGNPDPDKATNPILRFVILAFLPIVVAAGLSLCFAGMACLMGPLLGLCCKKFGAVLAAIAHAVTILMFVIVFEVSWYLEAWSLPKAVLCMLCIISLQRFFFNFLQIMFLTRELKHDGANLAWWTGKWYSRGLGFHALSQPSREFVCKLVELNMFAADFFLGHLILYLMLPILLIPFIDKWHSMMLFWLRPSKLIRPPIYSMRQKRLRKRIVRRYAFLFFSMLIVFLALIIVPLTIGKGLLNDFDLDILNDFGLMQPVDRNWTENGTNLTSVDE; this is encoded by the coding sequence ATGGTGGGAGGTGAACAAAACTTACCTTCGAAAGATAGTTTAACAAATGATTCAGCAAACGACTCggatgaatttgaagacTCTAAGGATTTCGCAGAGTTTCCTGCAAGGACTGACGATGACTCTCATTTCATCCAACAATTCTCAACCGCAGGTCAGCCATCTGCTAAAAGCTATCTCCAACAAGGGGATTATATTACGGACTACCCAAAGAACTCTGAGCCCTATTATCCGTATCCGGAAGAGTACTATGAAAAATCAGAATCCCAACAAATGGAAGAGCTCTTTTATCAAACCGATGATGGGCTGGTGTTTTCATCCACAAAGCCAGAAAGAAGCGCCCAAAATTATGACAATAGCTACCAGGATATTCCAGAGTACGCCCGTGAGCCAACAGGTTATACTCCTGAGATCTTAAGCGATTATGCCGGACTCATGGAGAACCCGGGTATGTATCCCAGAGTAATTCCTGGTGAAAAGGGGGATGAAGAGTTATATTCGGCAAGATTTTCATATCTAGATGCGAAAAATCCATATCCTGCTTGGATCTCAGAAAACATGATTCCTCTAAGCAAAGAAGAGATTCTTACAATATTTGAAGAGCTGCAAGAAAACTTCGGTTTTCAAAAGAGCTCTATGTTAAATATGTACGATTTCTTTATGGTTTTGCTTGACTCAAGAGCTTCTCGAATGGATGGAACGAACGCAGTGCGATCGCTGCACGCAGACTATATCGGTGGTAGGAATGccaattataaaaaatggtaCTTCTCCTCAAATATGGATGTCGATGACTCTGTTGGCTTCCAGAATTGCAAGTTCACGAAGGCTGGTCCAAAATTGGTGCGCGACAAGTctaacaaaaagaagaaatcgaaaaaagaagagtcCGACTCCGAGGAACAAGTAAGGATTGATCCCATGGATTATTCAATGGAAAAATGGGATACTGCTATGAGAAGCCTGATTCCTGAAGTCCAAATTCGTCAGGTCGCCCTTTTTCTGTTATGTTGGGGAGAAGCCAACAATATCCGTTTTTGCCCAGAATGCTTgtgttttctatttaaaATGGCCCTGGATTACATGCAATCCGATGAATATCGCGTAGAAAAACCTCCAGTCCATGAATACTACTACCTGGAAAACGTGGTGACACCTCTCTATAATTTCATCAGAAACCAACAATTCgaagaatttgaaggaaaatTAGTTCGTAGGGAACGTGACCATGCAGAAACTATCGGCTATGATGACGTTAATCAACTATTTTGGTACCCTCAAGGTATTAATAGAATTGTGCTGATGGATGGTACTCCCCTCTTCTCACTACCAAAATGGCAGAGGTTTCATAAACTCAACGAGGCGAACTGGGACAAGgcgtttcaaaaaactttctACGAAAGCCGTTCTTGGTCTCATTCTTTGACAAATTTCAACAGGATATGGGTCATTCATTTTACTACTTATTGGTACTATACGGCCTTTAACTCTCCTACTCTCATCGAGAAAAACTTTCGTCAATCCATTGGACCACGGCCAATTCAATCATGTCAATGGTCTTCTGTAGCTCTTGGAGGAGCTGTTGCTACtcttttgatgatttttgCTACTATTTTTGAATGGGCTCACGTTCCTCGAAGGTTTCCCGGATCAAGGCCACTCCTGCAacgtttctttcttctctgTCTTGTTTTAGTGCTGAATATTGCTCCTGctgtatttattttcgGTTTCTCCAATGAAGAACAGCAACGTTCAGTAGGTAGATTGACAGTAGCTATCGcccattttattttttcccttctatgctttatttattttacaaTTGTCCCGCTAAATAGCTTATTCAgattcaaaacaaaccagTTTTCGAGAAGATTTCTCGCAAATCGATACTTTACCTCAGATTTTGCTCGTCTACAAATCAACGATATGTGTGTTTCATGGGGTTTATGGGCTCTTGTTTTTGCAGCTAAGTTTGCGGaatcttattttttcctgACTTTGTCTTTCCGTGATCccattcttgttttgagTACCATGAAACCATACTTTTGCGAGATTAAGTGGGCAGGATCTTACTTATGTGTGTTACAACCTAGGATCGTTTTAAGTATTATGTATGTCACGGACTTGgtccttttcttccttgatACGTACCTTTGGTATATTGTAGTGAATACTGTTTTCTCAGTCACCCggtcttttttcttgggtATCTCAATTTGGACCCCATGGAGAAATATCTTTGCTCGCATGCCGAAAAGAATATACAgtaaaattctttctaCCCCGGAGGGAGATTCCGTGTACAAGCCGAAAGTACTAATATCCCAAATATGGAATTCAGTCATCATATCTTTGTACCGTGAACATCTTCTGGCGGTCGAGCATGTTCAGAGGCTCATTTATCATCAAGTCAGTTCTCTCGACGGTGATGGAACCAAAACTCTAAAGACACCTACATTCTTTGTCTCCCAGGaggattcttctttcaagaCGGAATATTTCCCGGCACATTCGGAAGCGGAACGAAggctttctttctttgctcAATCACTTGCTACTCCAATTCCCGAACCTATACCTGTGGATACTATGCCCACTTTCACGGTTCTGGTTCCTCACTACGGAGAGAAGATCCTTCTTTCTCtcaaagaaattataagAGAACAAGACAAGCTTTCGAGAGTCACTTTGCTTGAGTATTTAAAACAGCTACATGCTCACGAATGGAAGTGCTTCGTCCGTGATACGAAAATTCTTGCTGAAGAGGATGCTTTAACTCAGCAAGATTTCGGGGAGGAAGATACAAATGGGAAATCGAATAtattgaaaggaaaatttgATGACTTACCTTTCTATTGCGTTGGATTCAAAAACGCTACTCCTGAGTATACTCTTCGAACTAGGATCTGGGCCTCCTTGAGAAGCCAAACTTTATACAGAACAGTCAGTGGATTTATGAATTATTCTCGTGCGATAAAGCTCCTCTACAGGGTCGAAAATCCTGATGTCTCTCAACTTTTCGCTGGACAAATGGAGGTTTTGGAATATGAATTAGATCGAATGGCATCCCGCAAATTCAAAATGTGCGTCTCTATGCAAAGGTATGCAAAGTTTACATCTGAAGAGGTGGAAAACACGGAGTTCATTCTCAGAGCTTATCCTGATTTACTAATTGCATATCTGGATGAGGATCCTTTGGAGGAGGGCGAAACTTCCCCTAAACTATATGCAGCACTTATCGATGGCTATTCAGAACTTaatgaaaatggaaaaagaattccaaaatatAGAATAAGGATGTCAGGAAACCCCATTTTAGGTGATGGAAAGTCTGATAACCAAAATATGGCCCTACCTTTCTACCGAGGAGAATACATACAGCTTATTGATGCGAACCAAGACAATTACTTAGAGGAATGCTTGAAGGTTCGAAGCATTTTGGCAGAATTTGAAGCCTTCAACTCACCTAATAGCGATCCATACGAAGAGACCCAAGAGCCCTATCAAAACAACCCCGTGGCTATCATGGGCGCCAGAGAGTATatattttctgaaaatatTGGTATTTTAGGTGATGTTGCAGCTGGTAAAGAACAGACATTTGGTACTTTATTTGCTCGTACAATGGCTCAAATTGGTGGTAAATTGCATTATGGTCATCCCGACTTTTTAAATTCCATTTATATGACAACCCGTGGAGGTGTTTCAAAAGCGCAAAAAAGTCTTCACGTTAATGAGGATATTTATGCAGGAATGACAGCTTTACAACGTGGTGGTCGCATAAAGCATTGTGAATACTATCAATGTGGTAAAGGTCGTGATTTGGGATTTGGATctattttgaattttacTACAAAGATCGGAACAGGCATGGGTGAACAGATGATTTCACGGGAGTATTATTACTTGGGCACTCAGCTTCCTTTTGATCGtttcctttcattttactATGCTCATGCGGGTTTTCACATCAAcaatattttcattatgCTTTCTGTACAATTGTTTATGGTTGTCTTAGTTAACCTAGGCGGAATGTATCATGTTGTCACTGTTTGCGATTACGACCACAATCAAAAGTTAACTGTCAAGATGAGGCCAGAGGGATGCTATCAACTGAATCCTGTTATGAATTGGCTAAAGCGGTGTATTATCTCTATTTTTatcgttttctttatttcgTTTGTTCCGTTGACTGTCCAAGAGTTAACGGAAAGAGGTGCATGGAGAGCGTTAACAAGATTAGGAAAACATTTTGCAAGTTTTTCGCCATTATTTGAAGTATTTACTTGTCAAACATATGCGTACTCTGTGATAGCGAATATATCGTTTGGAGGTGCTCGGTATATTGGTACTGGAAGAGGGTTTGCTACGGCAAGACAATCTTTTTCgttattattttcaagaTTTGCAGCTCCTTCCATTTATTTGGGATCACGTACATTGCTTATGCTTCTATTTGGAACATTGAGTGCGTGGATACCTCATATGGTGTACTTTTGGATATCGACTGTTGCTATGTGTGTAAGTCCGTTTATGTTCAACCCTCACCAGTTTGCATGGAATGATTTCTTTGTGGATTATCGCGAGTTTGTGAGATGGATGTCACGAGGTAACTCTCGTTCTCACATGAATTCTTGGATTGGCTATTGCCGGTTGACGAGGACTCGTATCACAGGTTACAAGAGAAGGATTATGGGAGTGCCTGTCAGCAAGGCATTCTTGGATACGCCGAGAGCGCGTGTTGgtaatttattttttagcGAACTCTTCattccatttcttcttgtaCTGGGAACGACCATAccttatttgtttataaatTCACAGCCGGGAAATCCAGATCCAGACAAAGCGACGAATCCGATATTGCGGTTTGTTATTCTAGCATTTTTGCCGATAGTGGTAGCAGCAGGATTATCGCTCTGTTTTGCGGGAATGGCATGCTTGATGGGACCTTTGCTGGGATTGTGCTGTAAGAAATTTGGAGCAGTGTTGGCGGCAATTGCGCATGCGGTTACGATTTTGATGTTtgtaattgtttttgaagtatCTTGGTATTTGGAAGCATGGAGCTTACCGAAGGCGGTACTTTGTATGCTGTGTATAATATCGTTACAgagattcttttttaattttctgCAGATTATGTTCCTTACACGAGAGCTGAAACACGACGGAGCTAATTTGGCATGGTGGACCGGGAAATGGTATTCGAGAGGGTTAGGCTTTCACGCATTGTCTCAGCCGTCTCGAGAATTTGTGTGCAAGCTTGTTGAGTTGAACATGTTTGCGGCAGATTTCTTCTTGGGACATTTGATATTATATTTGATGTTACCGATTCTGCTGATACCGTTTATTGACAAATGGCATTCTATGATGTTATTTTGGTTGCGTCCTAGCAAGTTGATCCGCCCGCCAATATATTCGATGAGACAGAAGCGATTACGAAAGCGAATTGTTCGAAGATAtgcatttttatttttttctatgttAATTGTATTTCTTGCATTAATTATTGTTCCTTTGACTATTGGAAAAGGGTTGTTGAACGATTTTGATTTGGATATCTTGAACGACTTTGGACTAATGCAACCAGTGGACCGAAACTGGACCGAAAATGGCACAAATCTAACGAGTGTTGACGAAtag